The window GGGCCGTGGCTGCTCGGCGCGCAGTACACCGCGCTCGATCCTTACCTGCTGATGCTGTGCCGCTGGACCCGCGAATTCGGCCGTCCCGCGCGCAGCCTGCCCCAGCTCGGCGCCTACCTGCACCGCATGTTGCAGCGGCCCGCGGTGCAGAAGGTGTTCGCGACCGAGCAGATCGGCCCGCCCTTCGTCTGACCGCGGATCCAGGGCTCAGTCGATGCGCCAGCGCTCTTCCAGGAAGGCCAGCAATGCCTTGAGCGCGGCGCTGTTGTGGCGGCGCTGGGTGTAGGCCGCGTACAGCCACAGGTCGTCGGGGCTGTAGCCCGGCAGCACGGTCTGCAGCGCACCGTTGTCGATCAGATCCTGCACCAGCAACCGGGGCAGGCAGATCACGCCCATGCTCTGCAAGGCCATGTGCACCAGCGGCACGGCATCGGTGGCATCCATGCGGCTGCGCAGCGGCACCCGGTGGATCTCGCCGTCGATCAGGAACCGCCATTCGGGGTGCGGGCCGATCAGTGAATACGTGAGGGCGTCATGTGCAGCCAGTTCGTCGGGATGGCTGGGCACGCCGTGCTCGAGCCAGTAGGCCGGCGTCGCGCAGACCACCATCTCGATGCGGCGCAGCTTGCGCACGATGAGGTTGGCGTCGGTGATGCGGCCGATGCGCAGCGCCACGTCGATCGCCTCTTCCACCATGTCGATGGTGCGGTTGTCCAGGTACAGGCTGATGCAGACCTCGGGATACCGCTTCATGAAG of the Rhodoferax koreense genome contains:
- a CDS encoding LysR family transcriptional regulator, translating into MDTIELLRTFRAVAVRASFSIAARDLDVSKANVSKYVAQLEARLGTRLLNRSTRTVSLTDAGSLLLERSTPLIDMIELTRDELQQRSREPSGRVRLTAPHGLGTIQLPAMLADFMKRYPEVCISLYLDNRTIDMVEEAIDVALRIGRITDANLIVRKLRRIEMVVCATPAYWLEHGVPSHPDELAAHDALTYSLIGPHPEWRFLIDGEIHRVPLRSRMDATDAVPLVHMALQSMGVICLPRLLVQDLIDNGALQTVLPGYSPDDLWLYAAYTQRRHNSAALKALLAFLEERWRID